Proteins from a genomic interval of Polaribacter sp. Q13:
- a CDS encoding DUF2264 domain-containing protein produces the protein MKISKFPNDRSYWVSQMTRIADPVLKNLANDTLKQNMPYDFILDPKEKRRKFSYLEAIGRVICGIAPWFELESDNTDEGKLRSKYLKLAVKGLSNLVNPQAMDYVDFGNGQQSLVDAAYLSQGLLRAPKQLWGQLDKLTQQRIIYELKKTRVIKPNDNNWLLFASMIEAALYRFTEQCNKKRLLYGVKKFIKKFYKGDGIYGDGNILNVDYYNSFVIHPMLTDILMVMKRYNLSGSKYLNIQLARHIRFAEIQERLISPEGTYPIIGRTITCRFGVFHALSQVALMGSLPNSISPEQVRSGLTAIIKRQLKNPLNFDQNNWLEIGLTSIQHSLAEEYVNRGSSYHCLTIFLPLGLPKEDVFWSQPYKEWTNLQLWNGKDVKGDYALIEINKISFKNLLLKNSLVRRIILLKNKFHI, from the coding sequence ATGAAAATATCTAAATTTCCAAATGATCGTTCATATTGGGTATCTCAAATGACTCGGATTGCAGACCCTGTTTTAAAAAACTTGGCAAATGACACGCTAAAGCAAAATATGCCCTATGATTTTATTTTGGATCCTAAAGAAAAACGTAGAAAATTTTCTTATTTAGAGGCTATTGGTAGAGTTATTTGCGGAATAGCCCCTTGGTTTGAGTTAGAATCTGATAATACTGATGAAGGAAAATTACGGTCAAAATATTTAAAATTAGCAGTAAAAGGCTTATCAAACTTAGTGAATCCACAAGCTATGGATTATGTAGATTTTGGAAACGGCCAACAGTCATTAGTTGATGCGGCATATTTATCACAAGGCTTATTACGTGCCCCAAAACAACTATGGGGGCAGTTAGATAAATTAACTCAGCAACGTATTATCTATGAACTGAAGAAAACAAGAGTAATAAAACCCAATGATAATAATTGGTTATTATTTGCATCAATGATTGAGGCTGCTTTGTATAGATTTACAGAGCAATGCAATAAGAAAAGATTATTGTATGGCGTTAAAAAATTTATAAAAAAATTTTACAAAGGAGATGGAATATATGGTGATGGAAATATTTTAAATGTAGATTATTACAATAGTTTTGTAATACACCCAATGTTGACAGATATTTTAATGGTTATGAAACGATATAATTTGTCAGGTTCTAAATATTTGAATATTCAGTTAGCTAGACATATTAGATTTGCTGAGATTCAGGAACGTCTCATATCTCCCGAAGGAACTTATCCAATTATTGGTAGAACAATAACTTGTAGATTTGGAGTTTTTCATGCCTTATCACAAGTCGCTTTAATGGGAAGCTTACCAAATTCAATTTCACCAGAACAGGTAAGATCTGGATTAACAGCAATCATCAAGAGGCAATTAAAAAACCCTTTAAATTTTGACCAGAATAATTGGTTAGAGATAGGTTTAACTAGTATTCAACATTCATTGGCAGAGGAATATGTTAATCGTGGTAGTTCTTATCACTGCCTTACTATATTTCTACCATTAGGGTTGCCGAAAGAAGATGTATTTTGGTCTCAACCCTATAAAGAATGGACTAATTTGCAGTTGTGGAATGGAAAGGATGTGAAAGGAGATTATGCATTAATTGAAATAAATAAGATTTCATTTAAAAATTTACTTTTAAAAAATA
- a CDS encoding acyltransferase: protein MSKIILVLFQIKLKYLFSYSIVRVEKGAKFDIGSNVKIKNSFILVKANSLFKMENNASCRNSNVIVDSNSVFMQGEFAIINHVDIKLTGQFDIGRASIIQKGNAIKALQIIISNSSFTIGKCNMIRCERILVRFGGQIVIGDYTNINEGSELRADEKIQIGSYNQISFNCMIWDTNTHNIYPYQKRRSLTEEKFPNFGYEYEKPKTRPITIGDDCWIGREAALLKGAVLGDKCIVGFRTVVLGNTVPDNHTIVSDTTSRLLLNKI from the coding sequence TTGAGTAAAATTATATTAGTTCTATTCCAAATCAAATTGAAGTATCTTTTTTCGTATTCAATTGTGCGAGTAGAGAAAGGTGCAAAATTTGATATTGGGAGCAATGTGAAAATTAAAAACTCATTTATTTTAGTTAAAGCTAATTCTTTATTTAAAATGGAGAATAATGCGAGTTGTAGGAATTCAAATGTTATAGTTGATAGTAACAGCGTTTTTATGCAAGGAGAGTTCGCTATAATTAATCATGTTGATATTAAATTAACTGGGCAATTTGATATAGGTAGAGCATCTATAATTCAAAAAGGAAATGCTATTAAAGCTCTGCAAATTATAATATCAAATTCTAGCTTTACTATTGGTAAATGCAATATGATCAGATGTGAGCGCATTCTAGTCCGATTTGGTGGTCAAATAGTAATTGGTGATTACACCAATATAAATGAAGGGTCAGAGCTTAGGGCTGATGAAAAGATTCAAATAGGAAGTTATAATCAAATTTCTTTTAATTGCATGATTTGGGATACAAATACCCATAATATTTACCCTTATCAGAAACGTCGCTCTTTAACAGAAGAAAAGTTTCCTAATTTTGGGTATGAATACGAGAAGCCTAAAACGAGACCTATAACAATAGGGGATGACTGTTGGATAGGAAGGGAAGCAGCTTTATTAAAAGGGGCTGTATTAGGTGATAAATGTATTGTGGGATTCCGAACAGTAGTTTTGGGTAATACTGTTCCCGATAATCATACAATCGTTTCTGATACTACTAGTAGATTATTACTCAATAAGATATGA
- a CDS encoding UpxY family transcription antiterminator — protein MNLPKKTTKDKQWFAVFTRPKAEKKVEERLSKAGFEVFLPLQTVVKQWSDRKKKMQVPLINSYVFVQATQKELLAVYPIIGVVSILKYLGTYAVVKDTEIENLRILSNNTNLVSTICTRRNRMAKGTKITVLEGPFKGLHGTYLTHAGKNMVIIEMETLGTCVEVTLPIQSLEKNLIKQENAVVLDGRN, from the coding sequence ATGAATTTACCAAAAAAAACAACAAAAGATAAGCAGTGGTTTGCCGTATTTACTAGACCTAAAGCAGAAAAAAAAGTAGAAGAAAGACTTTCTAAGGCTGGCTTCGAAGTTTTTTTACCTTTACAAACCGTAGTAAAACAATGGAGTGATCGTAAAAAGAAAATGCAAGTGCCCTTAATCAATTCTTATGTGTTTGTGCAAGCAACTCAAAAAGAATTATTAGCAGTTTATCCCATAATAGGTGTTGTTTCTATTTTAAAGTATTTGGGTACATACGCGGTTGTTAAGGATACCGAGATTGAAAATTTAAGAATTCTATCTAACAACACAAATCTTGTTTCAACTATTTGTACCAGAAGAAATAGAATGGCAAAAGGAACAAAAATTACCGTTTTAGAAGGCCCTTTTAAAGGATTACATGGTACCTATTTAACCCATGCAGGAAAAAACATGGTAATTATAGAAATGGAGACTTTAGGTACTTGTGTAGAAGTTACGTTACCTATACAGAGTCTAGAAAAGAATTTAATAAAGCAAGAGAATGCCGTAGTTTTAGATGGCAGAAACTAA